caACACATAGGAGTGTAATAGCAatatgtatttcatattttcattatatcacgcctcacgaaagttattgcAGAATAGATCTTATTATACATCAATGCCTCAAATAACAAACAGTATTATTCAACCTAAATAGAATGCAAGGGTTCCGTCTCATCAAAATCAACTTTCCTATCATGAACCTTAAGATGACCCTTTAAAGTACATTTTTGAGTGAAAGCTCTTCCACAAACGGGACAAACAAACCGTTTATCATTATTGTGTATCCTCAAATGTTCTCTCAAAGTCTTCTTTCTCTGATACGACTTCTGACAGACCGGACAAGTATGGATCCGTTCACCATCATGTTTAATCATGTGCATCTTCAAAGCATTCTTCGTGTAGAAGGCTAAATCACACTTATCACACTTGTGATTCCGTTCGTTCAAATGGTCCCTTCTCACATGGCTTGAAAGGTGCCCAGGAGTTATATAACTTTGAGGACAAGCCTTACATTTGTATCTTTTCAATTCTTCGTTGTGTACTTCTGCTAGATGCTTCTGACGCGCGTAGAACGACGTCAGAGATATATTACAGCGTTTGCAAGCGTATCTGACACCGGATTTATGTTCCTTTGACACATGATTCTCACGTTTCGTCACTCTGTCGAATGTCGCGTCGCAGTACCGGCAGGGGAACGTGCCTATTTCATGTGTCCGCATATGGCCTCTTAATCTGGCTTTCGACGCAAAAGCTTTGCCACAATTCTCGCATATATAATTCGGGTAGTGAACATTCATATGCGTATTCAAACTGACGtaatttaaaaatctctttttaCACACCGGGCAATCAAGTTGATCTTTTTCAAGTTTGAAAGGCAAATTGTTCCAATTTCTGTTGGGGAATTTAAGTCTGGTGCAGTTTTCGACATGCTGTTTCAATTCTTCATACGTCGTCACGTCTGACGTGCATATTTTGCATCTCAAACATGTACCACACTTGTAAAACCGTTGAGAGTTggagaaaatcatttttttgaaTGCCAAATGTAGGTTCACTTTGCTATGGTCGACTATGTGAATTTTTATGTCGTCTAGATTGGTGGATTTTTCTGGGCATATAGAGCATGAGAACGTTCTGTTTTTCCTAATTTTGAAAGGGAAGAGTCCAGTACCTAGCATGGTCTCTGTTTCACTGATATCACTGAACTTTTTCACTGAGTTTGACACTTTTTTCACGAGCTTGCTTCTTGTCTTTCGAGTGCAGTCCTCTGGCTCCGTTTTGATTTCTGGTTTTATGTCTGTAAAGAGAAATAATGATTTAATCGCTTATCGATCCCGCCCGTGTGGGATATCGCTGTGCTCGGAAAATGCCTCCTCATATCTTTAATTGATGAAGGCAAGGACCCGGCCAGCTCTCTTTAAGCCGTATATTTCTACGGTTTTGCATTCTCTTAGAAAAGCCTCGGGCTCCGTGAGGTTTATAGCAAAGAAAATTTAGGAAAAAATTCACCAGAAAACCATCTGGTAGCGAAACGGAGTTCGCCGGGTTTGCTAGTTTGCCGAGGTCGTGGGATCGATTCCTACCCAGAACAAAAGTTCGTGTGATGAGCACTATAATATGTTCTGtctatattttatctatattatgtatttgtctGTTGTTACTGTTgtaagtactcataatacaaactttgcttagtttgacaatagatggcgttgtgaaatgttgaatattatttagagtttttcaacaaaattaccTGAGTCATCATCTTCAGCGATATACAAGTCATCATCATAGTCATCGTCCGAGTCGGCTTCCTTTTTCACTCTCTCAAGAGTCTGTTTTTCTTCTCctgcaatttaaaatacatcacCAGAATAAAAACCttcttcctactaatattaacgTTTGtacgtatggatgtttgttcctcttccacgcaaaaaaccactgaacggattttttttttaaaacctctcCCGCATTcaggaaattaatccttgtgtcgcggggggttaaaaacattcaagtcacatgcacaaagacacccagactcagaacaagcatttgtggaacacacaaatgcttgtcctacgcggggatcgaacccgcgacacgacgcgcacagttggtttggcgtggtgacctcaaccactcggctatccgtgcagtcaaacagATGTAgtcgaaacttggtacacaggtagtttataaacAGGGTTAaaacaaaggatagtttttatcccgattttatgttcctgtgccATCatattcgatttgtagcgggcgagCCTTCGGACAGCTgctagtaaaattatattattcatgaaATCTCTATGGAGCTAAGCTATCACGTttgtctgactagtttcggacctaaccggagtacttaatcatgagctgacgcggcagacGCGTAAGTATACAgttgcgtcatttaataatgagtcattctcacaatagttactatcaaaattaaagTGAACTTACTCTGCCTCCTAAAGGTTATTTCTAACTTGGTGAGCGACTCTTGTGCTTGCTTCTTAAACTCCACTGAGTCCCTCAGTCTAGCGATGCAGGTCTCACACATAACTCTTTTTGTATCACCTATTTCTACTGTTGTGACCtgaaatagataattatttattaagtaaaatattaatatttgaatttcttgatctaggaaaaaataatcaattgtaaattaaaaagaaatctattttaatttacaaattgtcctttttttaattttaatacaattagtAAGACTTTTTTTGATcatcgtaaaaatatattttttaatgatacgAATATAAATTGATAAGTCATGATTTAGATAAGGTTCTTAATCTCACgagtttttttagaaataataaaattaatctgcAACTGAATATGACTCAAATGTAGTCtcattagttttaaaaacaatagaatgtaattaaaactgtgttcggaaattatatttaaacatacaGATTCTAATAAGAATCGAAACATATATTATCAAAACCGCAACAtcgttaacaataaaaaaaaaactgtttacttttttaatcgCACCACAGACTACTTGGAACAAGTATCAACTGTTTAGTTACATTATACTTACGTCTATAGCGAAGCATTTCAACAACATATCTGTATACAATTCAGGTTTCCCATTGTAATCTTGTTCGGTCAACATATTCTTAACTACACCATCATTTAAACACAAATTGCATATTCCTAGCAAAGGGAACGACTCCACAGTTATCTCTGTATCCATTATTAAGCATTAAACActtattttctcattaaataattcatttatcatTGTATTAATTAGCAATTCCAGAATTTGTGATGGTGTAGGAGTAGCGATTTGACAGTTGATTGACATTGTGGCCGCGTTCCAGAATGCAAATACTCATGATTAGTTTTTCTATCTCGCTCATTCATACTAAAAAGGTGAGACCACGAGAATTTCTTGTCAGAATTTTATGCTAAATTAAGAAACCTGTTTATTGGATACTTTGACAGATTGCGTTTAGTGTAATCGTAGTTTGTTTTTCAATGCCGCAGAGACTGttcattacattattatcaCTTTTGTTTgagataaagtaaattaatagtGGAATGTTAGCTAAGATAAACGGAAAAGAGTTGTATTCAAAAAGATTCTTCGcattcttttaaaaatcaagAAGTGTGGGGTAAAAatcgtaataaaacaaaacaaaatagcagTAAATGTactttaatcataaaataaagcagaattaaaataaaactacttacaaataaaacaacaaacgtaattaaaaatacagacttaaaaaataaatttacctaaataaaataatttatgaataaaaatgaccTTAGCATCAAAAATTAAAGTAGTGatagaaaataaactatattactATTATCAATGGCCGAATATTATCTTTGGAACTTTATTTGAACAATAGAAATGTTATGAAGTGTTTAAAATTCCCAACCAAGCAATTGTTTACTGAAAAATCGGACTAATGTTACGCGAGAGCCAGAAACTTAAAAATTGCGCTAAATatcttaatttacttaaaacattaattggtGTTAATGCGCATTAGCTATCAACTTTTCTAAGGACAGCAGATTGTATGATTCATTACGACTTAGAAGTTGGTGTCAAAGCCAAAACACTCGCGTTTATTATTTGCATTAATATTCATACATTTGCTGTTAAAACTCGGCCCAATATTGAAGCCAATTGCTATCGCCTTTAGCAAATACGTAAACGCTAGCCCTATTTAACATTACTATTCTTTACTGCCCGTTTCTTTTCTGCagtttttagactttttttcggtttttgtttttgtttctgaGCACTCTTTTTAGACACTTTCCCTTCGCCCCCTCTACTGTAAAGCATCTCGTTCGGAATGGGAAGCGGTCCGCGCTCGTCGATGTAAGGACCAGCTCTTAATGTCAATCGATTATTATATCGGAAACGATTCTCGCTAGGCATGTATCGAATGGAATGTTTGTCGATGTGTAAATCcctgtaaataaaaagacaCATTATTTATATGTGATAGTGATaacgtaaaataattatgatggGCGgtatttcaaattttcttttttttatgtagcaaaagcaatagaccggacacgGTGGAACAATagaagggaggcctttgccatGAAGTGGGACAGCAAGgattagttaataataaaattatgttgtaaAGAAACTTAGAATACTaaaagtgtcaaatttaatccaattgccattcattcaacggccattgtaaatagcagaatcaaAGCCCTGAATATTCTTGGGCCCGGTTTAAAAAACGTCCGAGGTCTACGGGCAGTTTAAGCTCTGACAAATCTGCATATGCCTATAATACGTGGCAAGTATACGAGAAACGATGTTACTTCTGTTTTGATTTGTActaaatgtatgttatgctgttggtatacctaattAGATTAATCGGTCATTGTTAATAGCGGAATTAGCGTCCAGGTTCAGGGCCGGATTTAAGGGAGGGCAACTGGGGCGAAAGCCCCGGGGCCTTCACAATAGAGACTtcggaaaaaaaatcttttagatTTCAAATAGTAAACCTAGTAAACATGTTTTcctttgatattgttttttcgCTTTTACCTTTACCTACAAAATTGATCATTTTATTAGGAAAATAATTTGGGGCGGGGGCCTCCACTCTTTTGTTGCCCTGAAGCCTGTGGACCCCTAAATCCGGCCCTGTCCAGGTTGTACAAAAACCATACGGTCAGAAGAACAGCCTCACCTGATATCAGGGAACTGAAATGGCGCGAACACCTTCCCGTCAACATTCAGCACGTAGGACTCCCACTTACATTTGAGTCTTTGATTCTTTTGGAACGAGCAGTATTCCATGAACGCCCTCTCGTACATGCTCTTCTCAAATGTGGGTAGCACTCGGAAATTGTAGcctatttcttttaatttatctgGTGATGTAATAACAATTGTATAAGTAGGtacactagttgttgcccgcgacttcatccgcgtggttagaagatataagttaggaattttttgaacggaagccctcgaagatgatttattttctctattttttccacattttccattgtatcttcgctcctattagtcacagtgtgatggtatatagcctaaatcctaaataatttttaatttgaatcagtagttcctgacatgagcgcgttcaaacaaacaaactctccagctttatatattagtattagtgtAGATgttaatttcactttttttcttttgttattacaactcccgcagtaagaattttaatccttgtgtcgcggggggttttacaaacatacaaatcacatgtacaagacaccaagactcagaactagcattcgtggatcacacaaatgcttgtcctacgtgggaatcgaacccgcgacacgttgcgcacagtgggtcgaccaattttcatgaaattttgtgtgcatgggtaggtctgagaatcggacaacatctatttttcatagcgAAATTTTTTTATTCCCCAGAAAACATTTGAGATGAACCAcgccaatattataaataagtaaataagtgtTTGTAAGTGTGTGTATGCCTGTTTGTAACCTCCTTAGATCAAATGGGTGGACCAATTTCGATGGAATTCGGCATgaaggtagctgacaccttggatctACACAAGGTTTCATTAAAAGAGGTTATTTTCATTCAGCTACGAAGCAACGACACCCGAGCAACagccaatttaataaaattcttaccTGGATTCAAATTCAAGTCAATGGTCGGCCTATATTTATTAGCACATTCACCATATATCGGTTTTTTGATATCCGTagccattgtaaatattataaattaaatttgtacaaaatgttttattttcgtatcGACCAAGCGACGTATTGACATTGACgttaaagttttcttaaaaattaatgttcaaaaaGGTTTAATAGTTGGCTCCGTGggcgagtggcgtacgcaccggcttcaaggtgtcgctagctctgaggtcctgggttcaatctccggtcgggtcaatgtaaaattcacatttctacattgtctcgggtctgggtgtttgtggtaccttcgttgtatctgaattccataacactagtgctttagcaacttactttgggatcagaacaatgtatgtgatgttgtccgcaattaatatgtaaaaaaagttaatgaagGCAAAGTTACACCAGCCTATGATTTTTGTCGGTTGCCCGGGAGCAAGATGGCTCGATAACATAGCAAAGGTCTCTGGTCGAATCTGgctgaggctggcacaggaccgtagataAAGGTTgtcgatgatgatgataataaatgTCTGTCTAATAGGCACTGGCCTCTTCAGTATAGAAAAGATTTGAGTATTGATCAGGATAAGAACTcagtatatatttataaatacctacataatgtagataaattacaccgagacacagaacaatattgatcgtgctcatcacacaaacattagtcCTGGGTATGAATAGAACCCACGCACTTTGAAAAAGTCAGGGCCACTAAACCCTAGGCCAAATAGGCCTGTCATTTTGATCACAAACCCAGTTCATTTAAATCCAATATTTaggtattatataattaaatacttctcGCAAAGAGTGATAAGCACGGCCATTTATTCTGTGCCAAGCTTAATTTGTCtaaaatgtgtatgtatttggaaatatataaaaaactttgtaagtTTTCTGGTATCATACATCTTGacagtagtcagaagcttgaaagtctgacagccagtctaaccaaggggtgtcgtgttgcccaggtaactgggttgaggaggtcagataggcagtcgctccttgtacaacactggtactcagctgaaaccggttagattggaagccgaccccaacatagttttgAAAAGGCTAGGCCCATGCATGATGActcataatataaattttgcgtagttcgagactagatggcgctgtgtgtaAGAAGTTTTacctgtaaataattttaattatttcccgCCAATGTCAAACATAGACAGTTTAAAAACATGCGCTTTAAAAAATAGAAGTCTAGATGTCTAGACATTAGACGTGTCGTTGTGTCATTGTAAAAGGATAAAAGTTGctgatattttgaaaataataatttgattctgCTTTCTTGCTGTAGgagtaacaaataataattatggagaAACTACCGCGACACACATTCCCTGAATGCGAGCATATACAAAGACAATCAGCTGATCAGTATGACTTGAGCCAAGGTACAAACGTCAAACAGATAATTCAAAATAACAGCtgatatttattcatatatcaATGGATTTCGACACCACACTCCATTCCTTTAGGCATTTTAAAAAagggtaaacaatcttggtgtcaccttctgtttaaaaattggtttaaatatgattaaaaatcgaaaataccTACCACTGAAATAAATAGCTTGTCGTGGGCTCCAATTTACAGCGCGCTGTAATTCGAAATGAAGAAATGATCGCgctcgtcacacaaacatttgtcctctGTGGGAACCGAACTCGTGACCCCTAttgccccgattctgctatttacaatgtccgatgaatgaatggtaattgataaaaaacttaaattcctATTCTCTtcagcattttgccaacacaataattggaaattcattgtactGACCGTCAGTGTGCCGCCCCGTCctggatttccaattattgttttgggaaaatgcttagaataataacaaatgaatcccatttccattcatttattggccattgtaaatgtcagaattggggcccagagaGTCCAGGTGCCTGGTACatgattcaaatatttgataacgctacacaaggattaaattgcttggTGCTGgaatcgtttattaaaaaaacacgaaataaaaaaaacgtgtacATATATTCCGGGAGGTTATTAAGCACTGCCTAAGACTTTTTAAGCGActttaaaaaaggaggttctcattTTGACTGTTTGCGTGTATGTATGTcgatatcttctaatatatgaaattcccgtgtcacgatgttagttaccgtactcctccgaaacggctcgagcgatttttaccaaattttatatgcatgttcagtaggtctgagaatctaccaacatctatttttcatacccctaagtgataatggttgctaacacaaaaaaaaaacttggacgtaattgtttgtttttattgtttgaatgatgtGGCATtgaaaatacatcaaaaaaaaatattcagcaaaacaatgtttgctgggtcagctagtgtttttataacttttctttcattattttcagATGAAGCGCTAGAGTTAGCTCAAGCGCAGATGAGAGTGATCCCAATGTTTGAGCAGAACCTGTAtgagtataaaatattcaagtattACTCTTTAGCTCGAAACGATCTGCTTCGATGTCGCTGGGCTGCTTTCATAAACAGTTTGGAAGGGAGAGTTAAAACTCCTTTCGTATTTCCAAGTTAtgagtatgtttattttaactataagTGCTTGAACGATTACTTAAAGTCAAGATTTGCTTCAAtggatgatgattattttttcctCTTCTCATTGAAATCCGGTTTTGGGTCTACCTCTACCACTTAAACGTCTACGTTCTGCTACGATAATCTGTGTAGCGCTAGACTTGCTACAATCACTGATAATCTAGCTCGTAGCCTTAATACCAACCATTTCTAAGTTCTGAAAGATACCTAAAATTCGAAGGTCGTGTACCCAAAAAAAAGCGACACCCGACTACTAAGAATCCGCTGTTAGTTTCCAGGCTGTATAATGTATAATGTTGGacaatattcacacaacgccatctagtctcaaattaagcagagcttgtgttatgagtactagacaactgataaacatacttatatagttctaaatagatacatattatagataatttacacccagacacagaacacaatacatatatatatatatatatatatatatgtatatagtgAATAATTCCCAGATTTTtccaatatttacaatacaattaaGATTATTCCAGCAAGTCCTACTCGCACATTTTTATCCCGTCTATTCAATCTATATCTTTATATTTCAGTAATCTACACTTCAACTGTCACAAAGTAAGATACGAGCCTAATGAAACGATTACCAATCGTCCGAATATTCGTCGCCATCTTACTTGTGGACCCGGCGTGGATATGTATGGACAGATACCAATAGCGGACGACATGCATTTACGTAAAAGTATCGAAGCAAAGCATGGGGAAGTTCTCAAAATCGGGAGAAAGCATTTGGTCCGCCATTAGATCATGCTTAACATGTAGAAAAATGTGCCACGGAACGCGGTTTGACATAAGTGGCTTATTCTCAAATGTTTTTGCTCAGGGGTCCTATTATGTAAAGTTGTTCTTTGGTGTTTAACCGCAAAGGTTACGTCCAGTTAATAGTTCAAGCGATTTTTAAGGGTACGCTGTTTTAACTATTAACACAGTTAATACGCATTCGTATCACCTTTAAACTTGCGGTTTGATTTGATGAGTTAGCGACCTGCCTGCCATACCTGTTTTAGATTGAACAGATAAACTGCGAACGCCAAGGTTTagtccgcatttttttttaattatgtaattattcaCTTGAGCGATGACTCTTCTGGGTGAACGTTTATGAAGTGTTGTTTTCGCATTGCACCAGagtgatttgttttaaaaagttaaatgatATGTCATTTAACTCTTAGGTCTCAGCCATattgaaaacattgtttatttttaagattcatTTTGTACGTAATAAGTATAGAGAatacgatttattttaaaaatgttcacaaaattgtaatttttatttttcgtttagtaacttaattatttaattatggcTTCAGAATATGCAAACGAAGCTTATTGAAGTTACAAAACATAACCGATgaactgtcaaaaatgtttttttcgcaaaaattgttttacaaagcGATATTGGTTCCAGTTTATATGCGATTGTAAGACAAGTTGCTGTTCATTTACTTTTGTTTGAATATCTGgcaatttatgtttttcttttcttaaatatttacgatgtatttattaattatgtattcagggattaaataaagtttaaggaGAATcctaaatttaattgaaatgtcaGCCTTTTATTTTAACGACACGAGAAAAGCGATCACATTGTATCGACGAAATGGAACGGTTGAGAAATGTGTTCGCTTTCtccaaacaaattttaataaatatttatattttctaataattatacttactttagtacatctttgtatttttgcatagtatttaatttgtaaaaatatattttaataatttgttatatttcTGTTTTCTAAGGCTTTGACAACTTTGAGAAGGATATTTTAACTtagattgaattttatttatatgtcttgaattaatttattctttggtattaatattttattgaaatacttttaataaaaatataaacaagtattcattggttttattaagacgattaaatattttagtgacTATTTGCTAAGTTTTTATAAAGTTCAGACGCCGTTGTCAGTTAATAAGACGCTAGTGGGCCAAATATTCCCTTTTTTATACGCAAGCGACCTTAGGGCTTCAGTAATGGGCGTTTTCACATTTGAGGATTACTATAACTATAATCACTACTAGACGCTTTCACACTGTGTTGTTGTAGTCAACCAAAAAGTAATCTGTGTAGTCAGCGTTGTCGTCGACTGTCTTTCACATGTCGTGCCGATATCGGATGACGACACACGACACGTCACTTGCCCCCGCGCGTTGTCGTTACAAGCACTACTCACTAGTCTGTTAcatattgttgttatttgtaGTCCGAGTTGACGATATCAGGGCCCCGATTAATGAATGGCaatcggattaaatttgaaattattcctattctcagCATGTTTcgaacacaataattaaaaattaagtgtattgaccgtgagtgtttcGCCCAATaactgaaattgaaattattctgatgaaaaatgcttaaaataatacgagTGGTGccattttaatccaattgtcattcagtcatcggccattgtaaatagcagaattggagcaTTGACAAATCGCTTAGAGTGGAGTTATTTTCaatctgtaacaaaaacaaaattctagATTTAACCATTTATCAACATGCAGATTCTTCATGAAGTTTAGTCTATGTGTATGAGAGATTGAGAAAACTATTTCGCAGTTACCTAACCGCAGTTACCAGAAATCATTGAATGGGAATCTTTAATTCTCGAGGAAAAATTGTAACCTGCTTTTTCAACTGAACAAGAAGACAACACagcataacttaaaaaaaaaacataatgtcATAAAAAGCTAgtatatttttgaagatttttactttttgtacctaatttttgattatttattgtgGTTTCACGTGAATTTTACCAATACAATGCCTGGGCGTCAGTATAAAGCGCCGGAATACCCGGGATGCGTACAGTTTAAGAAAGAAAGACCTAACTTTCCTATAACAGAAGGTatgtttcaaatcaaatcaaataccTTTATTAGTACAAAATATGCTACAAGAGCTGTAGGCAGTAGCAGTACCTACTGAATAGCAAATTTTTTTCGTACTCTATATTCGGGGTTTAAAGAGCACAGTAGgaattataagtattatatttaaaagtacaGGTAAAAGTCTTAGCACAGGTGCACATGTTGTCTACTAGGTTCTACTACACAGCTACCGTCAAGCTACCGTGCATTTTGCTATTAATGCACCGATCACATGTGCGCTttgcttcatcatcatcatcatcatctcagcctatcgccgtccactgctgaacgtaggcctcccccaaagagcgccaaccatcccggtcctgggcagcccgcatccatccgctgccagccaccttctttgCTTGCTCATGcggaaaatgtataaaaaaatagaaatctcATTTTTAAGTCTcaagtaggtactaaaaaaataaaagaaaaagaattaatGTTCCTCATCATGttctatgtttaaaaaatcatcattcccctgtccttatcccaattattttatttggggtcggcgcaacatgtcatcttcttccataccttcctatcggccgtcatctcacaagaaacactcttggcggccatatcgtctttcacacaatccatccatcgtttctttggtcgtcctcttcccctatatccatccacatccatggttaacgccttccttaccacatgattttcattcctccgcataacatgcctataccatgacagccggttaccacatAGTTTCTCTGTAATCGGTGCCACcttcaaacttaaaaaaatattttaaataaatagctattagtatctactaatatttatttaggttttttagaagtaagtacctatgtattcattttcagtttgtttaaaaataaaacaaaaaaagttcgCGTACCTAGTTGAAAGCAAGATGCCATCAATATATTTACGTTAATTTGAAATCTTTGGCATCCATTAGAGTTTTATCATCAGATATCTTTAACGAATAAAGATATACCTTCTATTCGTACATTTTCAGAAGTACTACATCAAATGACTCTAGACACCGAGATCCTGCCGCTATATGAGATGAAGATCGATGATTACCAACGCTTCCATCACGGCTCTCTGCGCACCAACAACATGCTATACTGTCGCTGGAAAGAATATCTCGCCAAGGTTTTCACGACCAAACGAGAGCCTTTCTTGTTCCCTTT
The DNA window shown above is from Trichoplusia ni isolate ovarian cell line Hi5 chromosome 26, tn1, whole genome shotgun sequence and carries:
- the LOC113505451 gene encoding zinc finger protein 846-like, giving the protein MDTEITVESFPLLGICNLCLNDGVVKNMLTEQDYNGKPELYTDMLLKCFAIDVTTVEIGDTKRVMCETCIARLRDSVEFKKQAQESLTKLEITFRRQREEKQTLERVKKEADSDDDYDDDLYIAEDDDSDIKPEIKTEPEDCTRKTRSKLVKKVSNSVKKFSDISETETMLGTGLFPFKIRKNRTFSCSICPEKSTNLDDIKIHIVDHSKVNLHLAFKKMIFSNSQRFYKCGTCLRCKICTSDVTTYEELKQHVENCTRLKFPNRNWNNLPFKLEKDQLDCPVCKKRFLNYVSLNTHMNVHYPNYICENCGKAFASKARLRGHMRTHEIGTFPCRYCDATFDRVTKRENHVSKEHKSGVRYACKRCNISLTSFYARQKHLAEVHNEELKRYKCKACPQSYITPGHLSSHVRRDHLNERNHKCDKCDLAFYTKNALKMHMIKHDGERIHTCPVCQKSYQRKKTLREHLRIHNNDKRFVCPVCGRAFTQKCTLKGHLKVHDRKVDFDETEPLHSI
- the LOC113505455 gene encoding uncharacterized protein LOC113505455, translating into MATDIKKPIYGECANKYRPTIDLNLNPDKLKEIGYNFRVLPTFEKSMYERAFMEYCSFQKNQRLKCKWESYVLNVDGKVFAPFQFPDIRDLHIDKHSIRYMPSENRFRYNNRLTLRAGPYIDERGPLPIPNEMLYSRGGEGKVSKKSAQKQKQKPKKSLKTAEKKRAVKNSNVK
- the LOC113505457 gene encoding uncharacterized protein LOC113505457, producing the protein MEKLPRHTFPECEHIQRQSADQYDLSQDEALELAQAQMRVIPMFEQNLYEYKIFKYYSLARNDLLRCRWAAFINSLEGRVKTPFVFPSYDNLHFNCHKVRYEPNETITNRPNIRRHLTCGPGVDMYGQIPIADDMHLRKSIEAKHGEVLKIGRKHLVRH
- the LOC113505456 gene encoding uncharacterized protein LOC113505456, giving the protein MPGRQYKAPEYPGCVQFKKERPNFPITEEVLHQMTLDTEILPLYEMKIDDYQRFHHGSLRTNNMLYCRWKEYLAKVFTTKREPFLFPLNSDLHFYNNLVYYRPQDTVTNKTDIRRHFFQGPRYDHLGQIPLVHDLRFRKPDNPVTTKVEKKVNKKRRQKANN